The genomic window GATGTGCCGGAACCCGTTCTCCCAGAAGGCGAGTGCCCGGAGGCCCTTGGCCGGCAAGGGCTCGAACAGGGCGCGCTTGATCTCCGGGTTGGCGGCGGCCTTGCGGATGTGGGCCCAGTCCTTGAGGAGATAGGGCATCTCGAAGACGCCGTACTTCGCCTCCACGGTGCTCATGATGGTCGACGGCACGAACATCTCCAGGGTCCCGGCCCGGACGCCCTTGATCATCTGCTCGTCGGTCCCGAGCTGGCTCGACGGGAAGACCTTGACCTCCACCCGGCCCCGGAGAGCGTCGTTGACGCGCTTGGCGTACTCCTCGGCCGTGATGGTGATGAGCCCACCCGGGTTCGCCGACAGGCCGAGCCGGATCGTGAGCGGCGCCTGGGCGCCGGCCGGCCCGGTCATTCCGAGCCACGTCACGGCCGCCAGCACCAGCACCGTCGTCGCGGCTCCGAACCACCTGCGATAGTCGTTCCTCATGCTTCCTCCTCCGATCCTCTCAGGCGCTGATGTCGCGGGCCCGGGACCGCAGCTCCTCCGCCCGCGCGGTGTTGGTACGCGAGAGCCACAGAAGCGCGATCCGCACACTCGCTCCTGAGCGCCGCGATCGGGGTGCCCCGAGGATACCGCGGATGCGCCGACATCGTCCAGACGGCGTATGGTTCCCTCGGGCGCGTTGGATTTTCTCTGTCATGGCCACCGCCCGGCAAGGCTACAATCCATGTGTGGCACGGACCGTCCAAGGCACGCTCATCGACCAGCTCCGGAGGGACCAGGTGCACGCCCGCGACATCGCCGCGGTCCTCGAATCGCTGCGCCGGCGACTGGCGGACGAGGGCATCCCGTTCGCCCTCATCGGCGCGCTCGCGCTCCGGCACTACGGCTACGTGCGCCACACGGAGGACATCGACATCCTCACGACGCGGGAGGGCCTCGACCGGATCCATGCCACCCTGATCGGACGGGGGCTGGCGACCCGGGCGCCGGGACATCGCAAGAGCCTCCGGGAGACCGAGCACCAGGTAGACATCGACGTCGTGACGGCCGGCGAGCACGCCGGCTCGCCGGAGAGCCCCGTCGAGTACCCGCCGCCAGACTCCACCTCTTTCGTGGACGTCGGCGGACTGCGCCTGCCGACCCTGGAGGCACTCGTCGACTTCAAGATCGCCAGCGGCGTCTGGGGCCATCGGGTGCGCGACCTGGCCGACGTCCAGAGCCTCATCCATGCCAACGGGCTTACCGAGGCGTTCGCGGGCCGCCTGGCCCCGCCGCTCCGTGACAAGTTCCTCGACCTCCTCCACGAATCACGCATGGAACGCGGCCTGGAGTAGCTCCGAGCGGCGGCTGTGCCGCCGCCACGATCCTCGGGGGAGGTGTCGGAGGCGGTGTTCCGACCCCCCTCCGAGTTTGACCTCAGCGGGGGCGCAGCGCCTCGTCGACGAGGTAGCGCGACTCGGCGTCGGTCCAGTCCCGGTAGCCGATCTCCCGGTGTCGCAGGGCGCCGTCACGGTCGATCACGAACGAGGCCGGCAGGGCGCGAACCCGGTACGTCTTGGCGACCGTGTAGCCGGGATCGAGCAGGATCGGAAAGGTCAGTCCCAGCTCGCGCACGAAGGCCTGCACTTTGGTCTTGCTGACCGTGTCCAGGCTCACCCCGAGAACCTCCAGCGTCCCCCGTCGCTCCTGAGCGAGCCGCTCGAGCGACGGCAGCTCCTCCCGGCACGGGACGCACCAGGTCGCCCAGAAGTTGACGAGGACGGCCTTCTTGCCCCGGAAATCGGCGAGCCGCACCGGCTTTCCCGCGAGGTCCGGCAGGGTGAACTCGGGAGCGGGCCGCCCGAGCTCGGGGCCGGGCTCGGCCGCGACATCGACCCGGGCGAGGCCGGCGACCGCACCGGCGGCGACCAGGGCGAGCGCCGCCACGCGACGCAGCCTGCGGGTGGATCGACGGCCGACCACGTCAGGCCCGCCGCTCGATCGGGACCCGACGGCCGGCCACCACCAGGGTGACGTCGCCGGTTCCCGGCTCCTCGTCGATGAACTCGGCGAGCTGGAGCCAGGCGGCCACCGCGAAGCGCGCCGTGAAGCGCCCCGATTTGACCCGGCAGTAGGGCGTGTGATTGCGCCCGAGCCAGAGCGCCGCCGGGTCGAGGGCTTCCTCGCTCTCATCGCTCAGGTGGATTCGAAGCGACTGGACTCGATCTCCGTGTCGTCCCGGCGCTTCGACCCGAGTCACGACGAACGGGGCGTCGTCGACCTCGACGGGGATCCGCACCGGCCCGACCTGGAGATAATGCCCCTCGGCGTCCGCCCGGAGATTCGCGAAGAGGTTCTGCCGGACTCCGGGATGGGTCACCTCCTGCCCCTCGTGGCGCCAGAGCCCTTCGCGGTCGATGCGGAAGGTTCCGGGCGGAATCGCCGGCGCGCCCGCGGCCCCCGGCGTGCTCGGGCCCTTCACGGGGCGCCCTCCGGCTCCTCGAAGGCGAGGCTCGCGAAAGTCACCGTCCCGTACGGGTCGGGCCACTGGGCGTAGCGCAGGAGCCGGCCGCGGCCGGCGGGTAGCGTCTGGAGCACCGCGTAGATCGGCGACAGGCCGCAGATCCGCCGCTGATCGCCACCGACCCGCACGGCGCTCATGAACCCCCCGGGGTCCCCGCTGGCGACGAGGGAGAGCAGTCCACGGTCCTCGGCCTCGATCCGGGCGAGCTGGGCGCGGGAGACGGGCGCCGGATCACCGAACCGAGGCCCCACGTGGGCGAGGTCCGCCCCGGCCACCAGGCAGTAGCGGCGCGGCACCGTGTCCAGGACGTCCCGGACCGCGTCGAGGACGCCGGCGATGGCGGGGGCTGTCGCCGGGTCGCGCCCCTCGGCCAGGCACTCGTGGACGAAGCTCGCCAGGATCGGCACGATCCGGATCTCGCGGTCCCGGACGAGGTGGCGGAGGCATACGGCCTGGAACTCGATCGAGTGCTCGACTCGGTGGGCGAGCTCGGCCGCGAACAGGTCACCGGGCGCCCGGCGGACGAGCGCCGCCAGGACCTCGTCGTCCACGGCCGCCGGTCCCAGCGGCGTGTCGTAGGCCTTCGACGTGACGGCGAACGGATGGCCGTCGAGTCCCGCGTGGGCCGTGCCGAAGATGATGAAGCAATCCGCGTCCGAGGCCTCGGCCACCGCCTTGTACGCCCACGCGTACGCCGGGCCGCCCCGGTGGAAGTCGATGTGGGGGGCGATCAGCCCTCGCAGGACCGGCCTCCGGCGGGGACCGACCGGCCCCGGTCCCTCCGGATGCACGAAGAACGAGTCGAGCTGCGCCGCCAGCGCCGCCGACTCGCCCGCATAGGCCCTGCCAGCGTGGGTCGCGCGCCGCACCGGGTGCTGCCGGAAACCGTCGGCCAGCCGGATCCGCTCAGCGTCGGCCCGGCCGCTGTCCAGGAACAGATGCCGATCCAGCGTCTCGACGAGCGCCTCGAGCTCTGCACGGGGCACCAGCTCGCCGTGGCGACGCATGATGTCGGCCTGGACGTCGAGGAGGGAGCGGGAGCCGTCGAGGAGGGCGAGGATCTGGACCACCGGGCGCGCCACGCTCAGCACGGCCTCGGTGAGGCCCGAGGGGTCGCGGAGACAGATCGTCTCCTGGCCGTCGACGACGGCGGGAAACGCCTCGACCGGACGAAGTCGCGGCGTCTCCGGAAGGCTCGCGGCCGCCTCAGCCACGGCGCGCCCCCAGGAAGCGCACCGCGGCCGCCGCGTAACAGCGCGCCGCCTCCACGAGCTCCGCCACCGACACGTGCTCGTCGACCTGGTGCGGCACCTCGCGATGGCCGGGGCCGAAGGTCACGATCGGGATCCCCCGCTCGGCCACGAAGATGGTGCCGTCGGTGGACCCCGGCACTCCGCCGAACCGCGGGCGGCGACCGGTCACGATCGACACCGCCCAGGCCAGCGCCTGGACGACGGGCTCCGACCGCCGGACCCGCGTGGCCGGGCGGGGCGGCTCGACGGTCTCGATCTCGATCTTGGACTCGGGCCAGCGGGTTTCGGTCTCCCGGGCCAGCTCCCCGAGGGCGCCGAGCACCACCTCGGGGGCGAGACCCGGTACCAGACGCACGTCGAGGAGCAGGCGCGCGGTGGACGGAATGACGTTGTTCTGGGCGACGCCGATGGCGGGCGCCCGGCAGCTCGTGGGCGTGACGTGGGGAACGCCGAGGAAACGTCTCCGGGGAAGGCCGCGGGCGATCCGGCGCTCGAGGCGCGGCAGCGCCGCCAGGAAGGCGCCGGCCGCGGCGATCGGGTTCACGCCGGCGTACGGCATCGCCCCGTGCGCCATCCGGCCATGGATTCCGACCCCCACCCAGAACACGCCCTTCTGCTCGAGACAGAGCTCGTTCTGTTCCGGCTCGCAGATGATGGCGGCGTCCACCGCCTGGCCGATCGGGGTCCGCACGAAGTGTCGCGCGCCCGTCATCCCGGCTTCTTCGTCCACCAGGGCCGCGACCACCAGCCGGCCGGTGAACTCGAGCTCGGCCCGGCGGAACGCCGCGGCCGCCACCATCGCCGCCGCCAGCCCGCCCTTCATGTCGGCCGCCC from Candidatus Methylomirabilota bacterium includes these protein-coding regions:
- a CDS encoding TlpA disulfide reductase family protein, whose amino-acid sequence is MAALALVAAGAVAGLARVDVAAEPGPELGRPAPEFTLPDLAGKPVRLADFRGKKAVLVNFWATWCVPCREELPSLERLAQERRGTLEVLGVSLDTVSKTKVQAFVRELGLTFPILLDPGYTVAKTYRVRALPASFVIDRDGALRHREIGYRDWTDAESRYLVDEALRPR
- the amrB gene encoding AmmeMemoRadiSam system protein B, producing MAEAAASLPETPRLRPVEAFPAVVDGQETICLRDPSGLTEAVLSVARPVVQILALLDGSRSLLDVQADIMRRHGELVPRAELEALVETLDRHLFLDSGRADAERIRLADGFRQHPVRRATHAGRAYAGESAALAAQLDSFFVHPEGPGPVGPRRRPVLRGLIAPHIDFHRGGPAYAWAYKAVAEASDADCFIIFGTAHAGLDGHPFAVTSKAYDTPLGPAAVDDEVLAALVRRAPGDLFAAELAHRVEHSIEFQAVCLRHLVRDREIRIVPILASFVHECLAEGRDPATAPAIAGVLDAVRDVLDTVPRRYCLVAGADLAHVGPRFGDPAPVSRAQLARIEAEDRGLLSLVASGDPGGFMSAVRVGGDQRRICGLSPIYAVLQTLPAGRGRLLRYAQWPDPYGTVTFASLAFEEPEGAP
- a CDS encoding M20 family metallopeptidase; the protein is MPSRTSAEQDAVARALAHVRDDEVVELTRRLIRIPSVFRPGEPQANESAVARVIADWLRAAGLGVEVQEVAPGRPNVIGCLDGRAGGPTLCLEGHTDVVTEGDHREWRHDPWSGALEDGRIYGRGAADMKGGLAAAMVAAAAFRRAELEFTGRLVVAALVDEEAGMTGARHFVRTPIGQAVDAAIICEPEQNELCLEQKGVFWVGVGIHGRMAHGAMPYAGVNPIAAAGAFLAALPRLERRIARGLPRRRFLGVPHVTPTSCRAPAIGVAQNNVIPSTARLLLDVRLVPGLAPEVVLGALGELARETETRWPESKIEIETVEPPRPATRVRRSEPVVQALAWAVSIVTGRRPRFGGVPGSTDGTIFVAERGIPIVTFGPGHREVPHQVDEHVSVAELVEAARCYAAAAVRFLGARRG